In Picosynechococcus sp. PCC 7002, the following are encoded in one genomic region:
- the map gene encoding type I methionyl aminopeptidase: MGKGIVLLSKREIEKMRNAGRLAAQLLDYLEPLVKPGVTTLELNDAAEEWTQKHGAKSAPLGYGKSNPYPKSICTSVNEVICHGIPSKKKVLKDGDIINIDVTPILDGYHGDTSRTFFVGTPAPRVKKLVEVTEKCLYIGIEAAQPNGRIGDIGAAIQEYAESQGYSVVRDFVGHGISNVFHTEPQVPHYGKRGKGTKIRPGMVFTIEPMINEGTYESQLLGDGWTAVTKDGKLSAQFEHTIAITPEGPEILTLSA, encoded by the coding sequence ATGGGTAAAGGCATCGTTCTGCTATCAAAACGAGAAATTGAAAAAATGCGCAATGCGGGACGGCTAGCGGCGCAACTCCTTGATTACCTAGAGCCTCTGGTTAAACCGGGAGTGACGACCCTCGAATTGAACGATGCAGCGGAGGAATGGACCCAAAAACACGGTGCAAAAAGCGCCCCCCTCGGTTATGGCAAGAGTAACCCTTACCCAAAATCTATTTGTACCAGTGTCAATGAAGTAATTTGTCACGGCATTCCCAGTAAGAAAAAAGTCCTCAAAGACGGCGACATCATCAATATCGATGTGACCCCCATTCTCGATGGCTACCATGGTGATACGTCTCGGACTTTTTTTGTGGGCACCCCAGCACCCAGGGTTAAAAAATTAGTCGAAGTAACGGAAAAATGTCTGTACATCGGCATTGAAGCAGCTCAACCCAACGGTCGCATCGGTGATATTGGGGCGGCGATCCAAGAATATGCCGAATCCCAAGGCTATTCAGTCGTGCGTGATTTTGTCGGTCATGGCATTAGTAATGTCTTCCACACAGAGCCCCAGGTTCCCCACTACGGTAAACGCGGTAAGGGTACCAAAATTCGTCCGGGGATGGTTTTTACCATTGAACCAATGATCAATGAAGGCACCTATGAGAGCCAGCTACTCGGTGATGGTTGGACGGCGGTGACCAAGGACGGTAAGCTCTCGGCCCAGTTTGAACATACGATTGCGATCACCCCAGAAGGGCCAGAAATTTTAACCCTGTCGGCATAA
- the ilvC gene encoding ketol-acid reductoisomerase codes for MARMYYDADANLDLLNGKTVAIIGYGSQGHAHALNLKDSGINVVIGLYAGSKSTAKAEAEGLKVLPVAEAAKVADWIMILLPDDVQKSVYTKDILPNLQAGNVLSFAHGFNINFGQIVPPADVDVVMVAPKGPGHLVRRTYEQGQGVPALFAVYQDATGQARDLAMAYAKGIGGTRGGILETTFREETETDLFGEQAVLCGGLSALIKAGFETLVEAGYQPELAYFECLHEVKLIVDLVVEGGLAKMRDSISTTAEYGDYVSGPRVITAETKAAMKEILTEIQTGEFARNFILENQSGQAQFTAIRRREAEHPIEVVGKDLRAMFSWLKES; via the coding sequence ATGGCTCGCATGTATTATGATGCGGACGCAAACTTAGATCTGTTAAACGGCAAAACCGTTGCCATCATCGGCTATGGTTCCCAGGGCCATGCCCATGCCCTCAACCTCAAAGACAGTGGGATTAACGTCGTTATCGGCCTATATGCCGGAAGTAAGTCCACAGCCAAAGCCGAAGCAGAAGGTCTAAAGGTTTTACCTGTTGCGGAAGCAGCAAAAGTGGCGGACTGGATCATGATTTTGTTACCCGACGATGTCCAAAAATCTGTCTACACCAAAGATATTCTCCCCAACCTCCAAGCGGGCAATGTACTTTCCTTTGCTCACGGCTTCAATATCAACTTCGGCCAAATCGTTCCCCCCGCTGATGTAGACGTTGTAATGGTTGCCCCTAAAGGCCCTGGTCACCTCGTGCGTCGTACCTATGAACAAGGTCAAGGGGTGCCCGCATTATTCGCAGTTTACCAAGACGCCACAGGTCAAGCCCGTGATTTGGCGATGGCCTATGCGAAAGGCATCGGCGGTACTCGCGGTGGCATCCTTGAAACCACGTTCCGAGAAGAAACGGAGACTGATCTATTCGGTGAACAGGCAGTTCTCTGTGGTGGTCTGAGTGCTCTGATTAAAGCTGGTTTTGAAACCCTCGTCGAAGCGGGTTACCAGCCGGAGTTGGCTTACTTTGAGTGTCTCCATGAAGTGAAGCTCATTGTTGACCTCGTTGTGGAAGGTGGTCTGGCGAAAATGCGGGATAGCATTTCTACCACCGCTGAGTATGGTGATTATGTCAGTGGGCCACGGGTGATCACTGCTGAAACCAAAGCCGCAATGAAGGAAATTCTGACCGAAATCCAAACGGGTGAGTTTGCACGAAATTTCATCCTCGAAAATCAGTCGGGTCAAGCGCAATTTACGGCTATTCGTCGCCGTGAAGCAGAACATCCCATTGAAGTTGTGGGTAAGGATCTGCGGGCAATGTTTAGCTGGTTGAAGGAAAGCTAA
- a CDS encoding class I SAM-dependent methyltransferase: MKNFDAFFQKIYAQPIEARQHWYAEATQAYDQYRAPYMPEIIDLICGKIKPESVILEIGSGPGNATQHFAQRGFSLICLEPNPRACEFAAQRFQNYPIQIINTTFEEWQPTPEKFDTILASTSFHWLQPDTRCQAIANLLKPQGNILLLWNTVPQPDPTIFQDLLPLYEKYMPSFASFENIAVQEQNLKNISQGLLDSNCFQNLELTQVIETKDYSPNDYLKLLTTLSPYIALDPTVRRQLFDELKAVFQARKIQTIPTQYICAAHIAQVKPPS; this comes from the coding sequence ATGAAAAATTTTGACGCCTTTTTTCAAAAAATTTATGCTCAACCCATCGAAGCACGTCAACATTGGTATGCAGAGGCAACCCAGGCCTATGACCAATATCGTGCCCCCTATATGCCGGAAATTATTGATTTAATCTGCGGAAAAATCAAGCCGGAAAGTGTCATTCTAGAAATTGGCAGCGGCCCAGGCAATGCAACGCAACATTTTGCCCAACGGGGTTTTTCATTAATCTGTCTAGAGCCGAACCCACGAGCCTGTGAATTTGCCGCCCAACGTTTTCAAAATTACCCAATTCAAATTATTAATACCACCTTTGAGGAATGGCAACCGACCCCAGAAAAATTCGATACTATCCTTGCCAGTACTTCTTTTCACTGGCTACAACCAGACACCAGATGCCAGGCGATCGCCAACTTACTCAAGCCCCAGGGGAACATACTTCTGCTTTGGAATACCGTTCCCCAACCGGATCCCACCATTTTTCAGGATCTCTTGCCTCTCTATGAAAAATATATGCCCAGCTTTGCCAGCTTTGAAAATATCGCTGTCCAGGAACAAAATCTCAAGAACATCAGCCAGGGTTTGCTTGATTCAAATTGTTTTCAAAACTTAGAACTAACCCAGGTCATTGAAACCAAAGATTATTCCCCCAACGATTACCTCAAATTACTCACAACTCTTTCTCCCTACATTGCCCTAGATCCCACAGTTCGCAGGCAGCTCTTTGATGAACTAAAGGCTGTCTTTCAAGCTCGAAAAATTCAGACGATTCCCACCCAATATATTTGCGCTGCCCACATTGCCCAAGTGAAACCGCCCAGTTAA
- the polA gene encoding DNA polymerase I translates to MTTPLLLLIDGHSLAFRCYYAFAKSRQGALRTSTGIPTSICFGFLNALVQVIERQKPDAVAIAFDRPEPTFRHTADENYKAQRKPAPDDFRPDFENLLDLLDSLNVSRVTAVGYEADDVLATLARQASEAGQQVKILTGDRDLFQLVDPDKKISILYLDTKGVKSGSYEEFTPELVEAKLGVKPEQVVDFKALAGDSSDNYKGVQGIGEKTAIKLIHEFGSLDNIYANLDNIKGATKKRLETDKDAAYHCQKLAKIAQDAPLDILLNELHLTGFNLEQAIGILTKLELKKFIQDIGRIQQIFGAETIEIPTLESVQSNNTIVDEAGNAQLSIFAPSDPDQNQAQTPPTATISPIQPLIIDTAEKLTELIDQLKTQTDVNHPVAWDTETTGLDPREVDLVGIGCCWGRDPGNIAYIPIAHHNGNQLEKTQIFQALKPILETEKYPKVFQNAKFDRAIFAHQGISLAGVVFDTMLASYVLHPEMKHNLTDLSLRYLGNIIAKSYKDLGLTKKQTIADLEISVAAEYCGLDVYTTYLVCQKLKVELKDYPDLEKLLEKVETPLEPVLCAMENTGIRIDQDYLQQLAEELGADLTDLEIKAYNAADERFNLNSPKQLGEILFEKLGLNTKKTRKTKTGYSTNHAVLEKLQGDHPIIDYILEYRTLAKLKSTYIDALPTLVSPKTDRIHTDFNQTLTSTGRLSSSNPNLQNIPVRTEFSQRIRRAFIPKENWVLVAADYSQIELRILTHLSQEPILLQAYQAGEDVHRVTAQMIFDRDSPQAVTAAERRIGKIINFGVIYGMGAQRFAREAGVSKEEGRAFIDRYHERYAKVFEYLELVKKQAIAQGYVSTILQRRRNFDFISNCLIELKGSDPKAIDLDSLDYAYNDAQLLRAAANAPIQGSSADIIKVAMIQIHELLKDYQARLLLQVHDELVFEMPPEEWEELGSKIKTTMEQAVPLSIPLVVDIHCGKNWLDAK, encoded by the coding sequence ATGACAACGCCGCTGCTGCTCCTAATTGATGGTCACTCCCTCGCCTTTCGCTGCTACTACGCCTTTGCCAAGTCTAGACAAGGGGCGCTGCGGACTTCAACGGGCATTCCGACGAGTATTTGCTTTGGCTTTCTCAATGCCCTTGTGCAGGTGATCGAACGCCAAAAACCCGATGCGGTGGCGATCGCCTTTGACCGACCTGAACCCACCTTTCGCCACACCGCCGACGAGAACTACAAGGCCCAACGTAAGCCTGCCCCAGACGATTTCCGGCCCGATTTTGAAAATCTCCTCGACCTGCTCGATAGCTTAAATGTGTCCCGGGTGACTGCCGTGGGTTACGAAGCCGATGATGTGCTTGCGACCCTCGCCCGACAAGCCAGTGAAGCGGGCCAACAGGTAAAAATTTTGACAGGCGATCGCGATCTTTTTCAGTTGGTAGACCCTGACAAAAAAATCAGCATTCTTTACCTCGATACCAAGGGCGTCAAAAGCGGTAGCTATGAAGAATTTACTCCGGAACTCGTCGAAGCAAAATTAGGTGTAAAACCAGAGCAAGTCGTAGATTTTAAAGCCCTGGCTGGCGATTCATCTGATAACTATAAAGGCGTCCAGGGCATTGGTGAGAAAACTGCCATTAAGCTCATCCATGAATTTGGCAGTTTAGATAATATTTATGCCAACCTCGATAATATTAAAGGCGCCACTAAAAAACGCCTAGAAACAGACAAAGACGCTGCCTATCATTGTCAAAAATTAGCAAAAATTGCCCAGGATGCGCCCCTTGATATTCTCTTAAATGAGCTTCATTTAACTGGCTTTAATCTAGAGCAAGCAATCGGGATTTTAACGAAATTAGAACTCAAAAAATTTATTCAAGATATTGGTAGAATCCAGCAAATTTTTGGCGCAGAAACGATTGAAATTCCCACCCTAGAATCTGTCCAGTCCAATAATACAATCGTTGACGAAGCAGGTAACGCACAATTATCTATTTTTGCCCCCTCAGATCCCGACCAAAATCAAGCCCAGACGCCCCCAACTGCAACTATCTCGCCGATCCAGCCACTGATTATTGACACCGCAGAGAAGCTCACTGAGTTAATCGATCAACTCAAAACCCAAACTGATGTCAATCACCCCGTGGCCTGGGATACAGAAACTACCGGTTTAGATCCCCGGGAAGTCGATCTCGTGGGTATTGGGTGCTGTTGGGGGAGAGACCCAGGCAATATTGCCTACATTCCCATTGCTCACCATAACGGAAACCAACTAGAAAAAACGCAAATTTTTCAGGCTCTAAAACCGATTTTGGAAACAGAAAAATATCCAAAAGTTTTTCAAAATGCGAAGTTTGACCGCGCTATTTTTGCCCACCAGGGAATCAGCCTAGCTGGGGTAGTGTTCGATACGATGTTAGCAAGTTATGTTTTACATCCAGAGATGAAACATAATTTAACGGATTTGAGCCTACGTTATCTGGGAAATATCATTGCTAAAAGCTATAAAGATTTAGGGTTAACCAAAAAACAAACCATTGCAGATTTAGAGATTTCCGTTGCGGCAGAATACTGCGGCTTAGATGTTTATACAACTTATTTAGTCTGCCAAAAATTAAAAGTCGAGCTTAAAGATTACCCCGATTTAGAAAAACTTCTAGAAAAAGTTGAAACGCCCCTGGAACCAGTACTCTGTGCCATGGAAAATACAGGTATTCGCATTGATCAAGACTATCTTCAACAATTAGCCGAAGAATTGGGGGCTGACTTAACAGACCTAGAAATCAAAGCTTACAACGCAGCAGATGAACGATTTAATCTCAATTCCCCCAAACAATTAGGAGAAATCCTTTTTGAAAAGTTGGGTTTAAACACAAAGAAAACACGAAAAACCAAAACAGGCTATTCAACAAACCATGCTGTCCTCGAAAAATTACAAGGGGATCATCCGATCATTGATTACATTCTTGAATATCGTACCCTTGCAAAATTAAAATCCACCTATATTGATGCTTTGCCGACCCTCGTTAGCCCAAAAACCGATAGAATTCATACAGATTTCAATCAAACTTTGACCAGTACAGGGCGACTTTCTTCATCGAACCCCAATTTGCAAAATATTCCGGTACGCACTGAATTTTCCCAACGGATTCGGCGGGCATTTATCCCTAAGGAAAACTGGGTACTTGTCGCGGCAGATTATTCACAAATTGAACTCAGAATCCTGACCCACTTAAGTCAAGAACCCATTTTATTACAGGCCTACCAAGCCGGAGAAGATGTCCACCGGGTCACAGCACAGATGATCTTTGATCGGGACTCACCCCAGGCAGTGACTGCCGCAGAACGACGGATTGGTAAGATTATCAATTTTGGCGTGATCTATGGGATGGGTGCCCAGCGGTTTGCCCGGGAAGCGGGCGTTTCTAAGGAAGAAGGACGGGCTTTTATTGACCGCTACCATGAACGCTATGCTAAGGTTTTTGAGTATTTAGAACTGGTTAAAAAGCAGGCGATCGCCCAGGGTTATGTGAGTACAATTTTGCAGCGACGGCGCAACTTTGACTTTATCAGTAACTGTTTAATTGAACTAAAAGGCAGCGACCCCAAAGCGATTGATTTAGATAGCCTCGATTATGCCTACAACGATGCCCAATTATTACGGGCAGCAGCTAATGCACCGATCCAGGGTTCCAGTGCCGATATTATCAAAGTGGCGATGATCCAAATTCACGAATTATTAAAGGATTATCAGGCTCGTTTGTTACTCCAAGTTCACGATGAATTGGTTTTTGAAATGCCCCCAGAAGAATGGGAAGAATTAGGCTCTAAAATTAAAACCACAATGGAGCAAGCGGTACCTTTATCTATTCCTTTAGTGGTTGATATTCACTGCGGTAAAAATTGGCTCGATGCGAAGTAA
- the bioF gene encoding 8-amino-7-oxononanoate synthase, with product MANSDPIYGWLETALATIKKANWYRQPKTITSQSGATVTLNGQSVVNFASNDYLGLAGDRRLIDAAIAATEALGTGSTGSRLTSGHRQLHQDLEQAIANLKQTEDALVFSSGYLANFGTISAITNKKDLILGDQYNHSSLKNGAKLSGATVLEYDHNDLDALRQLLETHRQNYRRCLITTDSVFSMDGDLCLLPELLAIAKEFSTMLLVDEAHGTGVLGQKGAGVVEHFHCTQQPLIQVGTLSKALGSLGGYVAGSKALIDFLRNRASTWIYTTGLSPADTAAALAAIHILQEEPQRRQQLWENIRQLKSALGNHELVPSESAVLCFGLANPQQALAMGDRLLATGFFAPAIRPPTVPTSRIRVSVMATHSPQQIQGFIEIFQRCFAEFSGSSNL from the coding sequence ATGGCGAATTCTGATCCTATTTATGGCTGGCTAGAGACCGCTTTGGCCACTATCAAAAAAGCAAATTGGTATCGACAACCGAAAACAATCACCAGTCAATCGGGGGCGACGGTCACCTTAAATGGTCAATCGGTGGTTAATTTTGCCAGCAATGACTATCTGGGTTTAGCGGGCGATCGCCGCTTAATTGATGCTGCCATAGCGGCCACCGAGGCGCTGGGGACAGGGAGTACAGGCTCTCGGCTCACCAGTGGCCACCGACAACTCCACCAGGATTTGGAGCAGGCGATCGCCAATCTCAAACAAACCGAAGATGCCCTAGTATTTAGCTCCGGTTACCTAGCCAACTTCGGCACCATTAGCGCCATTACTAACAAAAAAGACCTGATTTTAGGAGATCAATACAACCATTCGAGTTTAAAAAATGGGGCAAAATTAAGCGGCGCGACGGTGTTGGAATATGACCACAATGATTTAGACGCATTACGTCAGCTTCTCGAAACCCATCGGCAAAACTACCGCCGTTGCCTGATCACCACCGATAGCGTTTTTAGTATGGATGGCGATCTCTGTTTACTGCCCGAACTGTTGGCGATCGCCAAGGAATTTTCCACCATGCTACTCGTGGACGAAGCCCACGGGACTGGGGTTTTGGGCCAAAAAGGTGCCGGAGTCGTGGAACATTTTCACTGTACCCAGCAACCGCTTATCCAAGTGGGCACCCTCAGCAAAGCCCTGGGCAGTCTCGGCGGCTATGTAGCGGGCAGCAAAGCCTTAATTGATTTTCTCCGTAACCGTGCTTCGACTTGGATTTACACCACCGGACTCTCCCCAGCGGATACGGCGGCCGCCCTCGCCGCGATTCATATTTTGCAGGAGGAACCCCAACGGCGGCAGCAACTCTGGGAAAACATTCGTCAGTTAAAAAGCGCCCTTGGGAACCATGAATTGGTGCCTTCTGAGTCGGCGGTGCTTTGTTTTGGTCTCGCTAATCCGCAGCAAGCACTAGCCATGGGCGATCGCCTTTTGGCCACAGGTTTCTTTGCCCCTGCCATTCGCCCGCCAACAGTTCCTACCAGCCGCATTCGCGTGTCGGTGATGGCGACCCATAGCCCCCAACAGATCCAAGGATTTATCGAAATATTCCAGCGGTGCTTTGCGGAATTTTCTGGGTCATCGAATCTTTAA